In one Tessaracoccus palaemonis genomic region, the following are encoded:
- a CDS encoding zinc-dependent alcohol dehydrogenase produces MKAVTWQGIEKVAVSDVPEPTIQDPTDAIVEVTSTAICGSDLHLYKVLAPFLSPGDIIGHEFMGIVREVGPEVTGIAPGDRVVVPFNVSCGRCWMCARGLYAQCETTQVTERGKGATLFGYTSLYGQLPGGQAQFVRVPHADFGPIKVPDDLPDQRFLFLSDILPTAWQGVRFADLEPGGTIAILGLGPVGQLAVTCAQQQGAGRVLAVDRIAERLDRAQGLGAEVINMDDVDDVAAILRDLTSGRGPDAVVDAVGMEAHGNPVAAAVISASTRLPKPVARAAVENAGIDRLEALHTAISAVRRGGTVSISGVYGGAIDPMPLMDMFDKGISLRMGQCHVRQWTDDLLRTLTGHDPFGVDDLVTHRLPLTEAPAAYEMFQHKSDGCIKVVLDPTS; encoded by the coding sequence ATGAAGGCAGTCACCTGGCAGGGCATCGAGAAGGTCGCCGTCTCCGATGTGCCGGAGCCGACGATCCAGGACCCAACCGACGCCATCGTCGAGGTCACATCCACAGCAATCTGCGGCTCCGACCTCCACCTCTACAAGGTGCTGGCTCCATTCCTCAGCCCAGGCGACATTATCGGGCACGAGTTCATGGGAATCGTGCGAGAGGTGGGCCCCGAGGTCACGGGCATCGCACCTGGCGACCGGGTCGTCGTGCCGTTCAACGTCTCCTGCGGGCGGTGCTGGATGTGCGCCCGGGGCCTCTACGCGCAGTGTGAGACCACCCAGGTCACCGAGCGGGGCAAGGGCGCCACCCTCTTCGGCTACACCAGCCTCTACGGCCAGTTGCCGGGCGGGCAGGCCCAGTTCGTGCGCGTACCGCACGCGGATTTCGGTCCCATCAAGGTCCCGGACGACCTGCCTGACCAGCGGTTCCTGTTCCTCTCCGACATCCTTCCCACGGCCTGGCAGGGCGTCAGATTCGCCGACCTGGAACCAGGTGGAACGATCGCCATCCTTGGGCTTGGACCGGTCGGACAACTGGCAGTGACCTGCGCACAGCAGCAGGGCGCTGGGCGTGTCCTCGCAGTGGACAGGATCGCCGAGCGTCTGGACAGGGCACAGGGGCTCGGCGCCGAGGTCATCAACATGGATGACGTCGACGATGTCGCCGCGATCCTGCGCGACCTGACCTCGGGCCGCGGTCCCGACGCGGTCGTTGACGCCGTCGGCATGGAGGCGCACGGCAATCCCGTTGCCGCGGCCGTGATCTCGGCCTCCACCCGGCTACCGAAGCCCGTCGCCCGGGCGGCGGTGGAGAACGCAGGCATCGACCGCCTCGAGGCCCTGCACACGGCCATCTCAGCCGTCCGCCGCGGCGGCACCGTGTCCATCTCCGGGGTCTACGGCGGGGCCATCGACCCGATGCCGCTGATGGACATGTTCGACAAGGGGATCTCCCTGCGCATGGGGCAGTGCCACGTGCGTCAGTGGACCGACGACCTGCTGCGGACCCTGACCGGACACGACCCCTTCGGCGTGGACGACCTGGTGACCCACCGGCTACCGCTCACCGAGGCACCCGCAGCCTACGAGATGTTCCAGCACAAGAGCGACGGCTGTATCAAGGTCGTACTGGACCCCACGAGCTGA
- a CDS encoding dihydrolipoyl dehydrogenase family protein produces MDDFDVVVIGAGPAGENAADFAIRGSDRTAALVEAELVGGECSYYACMPSKALLRPLDVHAAAIHLGGLPHRIDIDRAALLRRRDSWVSLYDDRGQVSWAEGAGITVVRGTGRLGGERIVEVDGPDGPRRLRAAHAVVLATGSLPVVPDLLAAALPWGSRDATGIVEVPDSIAVIGGGVVACEAARWLAALGSHVTMLVRGPGLLGRFESGVSAAVAEGLRQAGVELRFGVALAEASRPDARRTGLGRVHGGPVRLVEADGHESTHAEVLVATGRRPAREGLGLESIGLTPADLDGPLPTWLHLVGDVSGEAPLTHWGKYRARLVGDRIAALAEGRTPAPVPSDVPVPQVVFTDPQVAAVGPTAEAARAAGRRVRIAEVPFGSAAGASLLRDDAAGFARLVIDEDTDTVLGATFVGPDVAELLHSATVAITAKVPLDVLAHAVPSYPTASELWLRLLDSDREARRSAGA; encoded by the coding sequence ATGGATGACTTCGATGTGGTCGTGATCGGCGCCGGACCGGCCGGGGAGAACGCGGCGGACTTTGCGATCAGGGGCAGCGACCGCACCGCGGCCCTGGTCGAGGCGGAGCTCGTCGGCGGAGAGTGCTCGTACTACGCGTGCATGCCCAGTAAGGCGCTGCTACGTCCCCTCGACGTGCACGCGGCCGCCATCCACCTGGGTGGGCTGCCGCACCGGATCGACATCGATCGGGCGGCCCTGCTGCGTCGGCGGGACTCGTGGGTCAGCCTCTACGACGACCGCGGGCAGGTCTCGTGGGCCGAGGGCGCGGGCATCACCGTCGTGCGGGGAACCGGCCGACTCGGCGGCGAGCGCATCGTCGAGGTCGACGGCCCCGACGGACCGCGCAGGCTGCGCGCCGCGCACGCGGTGGTGCTGGCGACGGGCTCGCTGCCGGTCGTGCCGGACCTCCTGGCCGCGGCGCTGCCGTGGGGCTCGCGCGACGCGACCGGCATCGTCGAGGTACCCGATTCGATCGCCGTGATCGGCGGCGGGGTGGTCGCCTGCGAGGCGGCCCGCTGGCTGGCTGCCCTAGGCTCCCACGTCACGATGCTGGTACGCGGCCCCGGCCTGCTCGGCAGGTTCGAGTCCGGGGTCTCGGCGGCGGTCGCCGAAGGGCTGCGGCAGGCGGGCGTCGAGCTGCGCTTCGGCGTCGCGCTGGCCGAGGCCAGCCGGCCGGACGCCCGCCGCACCGGCCTCGGCCGGGTCCACGGCGGCCCGGTCCGGCTCGTGGAGGCCGATGGCCACGAGTCGACGCACGCCGAGGTCCTGGTGGCCACCGGACGGCGACCGGCCCGGGAAGGCCTCGGCCTGGAGAGCATCGGCCTGACGCCCGCGGACCTCGACGGGCCGCTGCCGACCTGGCTGCACCTGGTCGGCGACGTGAGCGGCGAGGCCCCGCTCACACACTGGGGCAAGTACCGGGCCAGGCTCGTCGGCGACCGGATCGCGGCGCTGGCCGAGGGCCGCACCCCGGCTCCGGTGCCCTCCGACGTCCCGGTTCCCCAGGTGGTGTTCACCGATCCCCAGGTCGCCGCCGTCGGGCCGACGGCCGAGGCTGCCCGGGCCGCCGGGCGCCGGGTGAGGATCGCCGAGGTGCCCTTCGGCTCGGCGGCGGGGGCCTCCCTCCTGCGCGACGACGCCGCCGGCTTCGCACGCCTTGTCATCGACGAGGACACGGACACTGTGCTGGGCGCCACGTTCGTCGGGCCCGACGTCGCCGAGCTGCTCCACTCCGCGACGGTGGCGATCACCGCGAAGGTGCCGCTCGACGTGCTCGCCCACGCGGTGCCGTCGTACCCGACCGCCTCCGAGCTGTGGCTGCGGCTGCTTGACTCCGACCGGGAGGCGCGCCGGTCAGCGGGTGCGTAG
- a CDS encoding Gfo/Idh/MocA family oxidoreductase: MVEEAVRIGLVGVGRIGRNHAEILARHTPGVVLQAIADPDASAVADVAEALRVPQTCSSLAELLSSGVDGVVIAAASTSHAELIVSAAAAGVPVFCEKPAGMSLAELDRAAGAVDGSGVVCQVGFNRRFAPGFAAARRAVDEGRLGSVQLLRSTTRDPRLHDPSVVPPWTIFTQTLIHDFDTLNWLNPGARAVRVFAQADALIRPDFRGAGLLDTALVTVAFDNGALAVADASFQAAYGYDVRAEVFGSGGLATAGHVRRTDLTLFGAEGISVETSRSDTDLLQDSYRAEFSAFVEAVRTGVAQGPTLHDARAAFAVAQACIDSITTSLPVHL, from the coding sequence ATGGTGGAGGAAGCCGTCCGTATCGGACTCGTCGGTGTGGGCAGGATCGGCCGCAATCACGCGGAGATCCTTGCCCGCCACACCCCGGGCGTCGTCCTGCAGGCGATCGCGGACCCGGATGCGTCGGCCGTGGCGGACGTGGCCGAGGCGCTGCGGGTGCCGCAGACCTGCTCGTCCCTGGCGGAGCTGCTGTCCTCGGGGGTGGACGGTGTGGTCATCGCCGCTGCGTCCACGTCGCACGCCGAACTCATCGTTTCGGCGGCTGCCGCCGGGGTACCGGTCTTCTGTGAGAAGCCCGCAGGCATGTCGCTGGCGGAACTGGACAGGGCCGCAGGGGCGGTCGACGGCTCGGGGGTGGTGTGCCAGGTCGGCTTCAACAGGCGCTTCGCACCGGGGTTCGCCGCGGCCCGTCGCGCCGTCGACGAGGGTCGGCTCGGCTCGGTGCAGCTGCTGCGGTCCACCACCCGCGATCCGCGGCTGCATGATCCCTCCGTCGTGCCGCCGTGGACCATCTTCACCCAGACCCTCATCCATGACTTCGACACGCTCAACTGGCTCAACCCCGGCGCCAGGGCTGTTCGCGTCTTTGCTCAGGCCGATGCTCTGATCCGGCCGGACTTCCGCGGCGCCGGCCTGTTGGACACGGCGCTCGTCACCGTCGCGTTCGACAACGGTGCGCTCGCCGTGGCAGACGCTTCGTTCCAGGCGGCCTACGGCTACGACGTGCGTGCCGAGGTCTTCGGCTCCGGAGGGCTCGCGACAGCGGGACACGTGCGACGCACCGACCTCACCCTGTTCGGGGCCGAGGGCATCTCCGTCGAGACCTCCCGCAGCGACACCGATCTCCTGCAGGACTCGTACCGCGCGGAGTTCTCGGCCTTCGTCGAGGCCGTCCGGACGGGTGTCGCCCAGGGCCCGACCCTCCACGACGCGCGCGCCGCCTTCGCCGTCGCCCAGGCGTGCATCGACTCCATCACCACCTCCCTCCCCGTCCACCTCTGA
- a CDS encoding 6-phosphofructokinase encodes MTSGGDAQGMNAAVRAIVRAGIHKGAEVFAIREGWQGAIEGGDHIVHLGWSDVSGILNKGGTVIGTARSTEFRTPEGQLKAVENLIARGIDRLIVIGGDGSLTGSRALLLRWPDYVAQLLEQGRISREQAERHPRLFIAGLVGSIDNDMVGTDMTIGTDSAMHRITEAIDAISSTAESHRRTFIVEVMGRRCGYLALMTAIAGGADYTFLPESPPREGWEDRMVEVLGRGRAAGRRDSIIVVAEGAADREGEPITSQRIQQVMKDRTGEEARITILGHVQRGGTPSAYDRWMATACGVEAVDQVLSAKADAEPVLVGVRRDQVCAQPLLKAVEDTTKVADFIASGDYEDAVKARGAGFTRMIDIYRILIETTPTVATSEHAKRIAIMHAGALAPGMNQLARVAVRAGLDRGYHMMAVQGGVPGLVAGEMREVLWSDVEGMANTGGATFGTRRYVPTEGDLYQMARSLEENEIDALLVMGGHHAYATVDIMERERRRYPAFNIPIALLPASIDNNLPAWPMAVGSDTALNTVVDVIDMVRMSASASKRAFVVETMGRGCGFLPLVGGLAAGAEKAYTPEGGITLEELTQDVAALVDSFASGRSFYLTVMGEETSEFYTSDVVAKLFEAEGRGTYSVRQAVIGHMQQGGTPSPFDRINATRLAFMAIANLDSQLSEGRKDYVAAASDEPELMAPLRRVLAGMDWDVQRPREQWWTALRPVFDQLSRRPGQE; translated from the coding sequence ATGACCTCGGGCGGCGACGCCCAGGGGATGAACGCGGCGGTCCGCGCCATCGTGCGCGCGGGCATCCACAAGGGAGCCGAGGTCTTCGCGATCCGCGAAGGCTGGCAGGGGGCCATCGAGGGCGGGGACCACATCGTCCACCTCGGCTGGAGCGACGTCTCCGGCATCCTGAACAAGGGCGGCACCGTCATCGGGACGGCCCGCTCGACCGAGTTCCGCACACCCGAGGGGCAGCTGAAGGCGGTCGAGAACCTCATCGCCCGCGGCATCGACCGCCTCATCGTCATCGGCGGCGACGGGTCGCTGACGGGCAGCCGGGCGCTGCTGCTCAGGTGGCCCGACTATGTCGCCCAGCTGCTCGAGCAGGGCCGGATCTCCCGGGAACAGGCCGAGCGTCACCCTCGACTGTTCATCGCCGGCCTGGTCGGATCGATCGACAACGACATGGTCGGGACCGACATGACGATCGGCACCGACTCCGCGATGCACCGGATCACCGAGGCCATCGACGCGATCAGCTCCACCGCGGAGTCGCACCGTCGCACGTTCATCGTCGAGGTCATGGGCCGCCGCTGCGGCTACCTCGCGCTGATGACCGCCATCGCCGGCGGAGCCGACTACACGTTCCTTCCGGAGTCCCCGCCTCGCGAGGGCTGGGAGGACCGCATGGTCGAGGTGTTGGGCCGCGGCCGCGCGGCGGGTCGCCGCGACTCGATCATCGTCGTCGCCGAGGGGGCCGCGGACCGCGAAGGCGAGCCCATCACCTCGCAGCGGATCCAGCAGGTCATGAAGGACCGCACGGGCGAGGAGGCCCGGATCACGATCCTCGGGCACGTCCAGCGCGGTGGCACACCATCGGCCTACGACAGGTGGATGGCGACCGCGTGCGGCGTCGAGGCCGTCGATCAGGTGCTGAGCGCCAAGGCCGACGCCGAGCCGGTGCTCGTCGGCGTGCGGCGCGACCAGGTCTGCGCCCAGCCGCTGCTGAAGGCCGTCGAGGACACCACGAAGGTCGCCGACTTCATCGCCTCGGGGGACTACGAGGATGCGGTCAAGGCCCGCGGAGCGGGATTCACCCGGATGATCGACATCTACCGGATCCTGATAGAGACGACGCCCACGGTCGCCACGTCCGAGCATGCCAAGCGGATCGCGATCATGCACGCCGGCGCACTGGCGCCCGGCATGAACCAGCTGGCCCGCGTGGCGGTCCGGGCGGGACTCGACCGCGGGTACCACATGATGGCCGTGCAGGGTGGCGTGCCGGGACTCGTGGCGGGCGAGATGCGCGAGGTGCTGTGGTCCGATGTCGAGGGCATGGCCAACACCGGCGGAGCAACGTTCGGCACCCGCCGCTACGTGCCGACCGAGGGCGACCTCTACCAGATGGCCCGCTCTCTCGAGGAGAACGAGATCGACGCGCTGCTGGTGATGGGCGGCCACCACGCCTACGCCACCGTCGACATCATGGAACGCGAGCGTCGGCGCTACCCGGCGTTCAACATCCCGATCGCGCTGCTGCCCGCGAGCATCGACAACAACCTGCCGGCCTGGCCGATGGCCGTCGGCTCGGACACGGCGCTGAACACGGTCGTCGATGTCATCGACATGGTCCGCATGTCCGCCTCGGCGTCCAAGCGGGCCTTCGTCGTCGAGACCATGGGCCGCGGCTGCGGCTTCCTGCCGCTGGTCGGCGGGCTGGCGGCCGGCGCGGAGAAGGCGTACACCCCGGAGGGTGGCATCACGCTGGAGGAACTGACGCAGGACGTCGCGGCCCTGGTCGACTCGTTCGCGAGCGGTCGCTCCTTCTACCTCACGGTGATGGGAGAGGAGACCAGCGAGTTCTACACGAGCGACGTGGTGGCCAAGCTCTTCGAGGCCGAGGGCAGGGGCACGTACTCGGTGCGCCAGGCGGTCATCGGCCACATGCAGCAGGGTGGCACGCCCAGCCCGTTCGACCGCATCAACGCGACGCGGCTCGCCTTCATGGCCATCGCCAACCTCGATTCCCAGCTCTCCGAGGGCAGGAAGGACTATGTCGCTGCGGCGAGCGATGAGCCGGAACTGATGGCTCCGCTCCGCCGGGTGCTCGCGGGGATGGACTGGGACGTCCAGCGCCCCCGCGAACAGTGGTGGACGGCACTGCGTCCGGTGTTCGACCAGCTCAGTCGCCGCCCCGGCCAGGAGTAG
- a CDS encoding DUF3052 domain-containing protein, with the protein MDKAESNDRTSTDALAGADLLGLALGQVVQELGWDEDVDDALRDDIMDIIDAEMIEEPLEAVDVVVLWWRDEDGDVADGLVDAMTDLSGKGWIWLLTPKVGRPGFIDPASIAEGVTVAGLSLTSTANCADDWQATRVVRPKGARR; encoded by the coding sequence GTGGACAAGGCAGAAAGCAACGACCGCACGTCGACCGATGCCCTCGCGGGCGCTGACCTCCTGGGGCTCGCACTCGGTCAGGTCGTCCAGGAGCTCGGGTGGGACGAGGACGTCGACGACGCGCTCCGCGACGACATCATGGACATCATCGACGCCGAGATGATCGAGGAGCCCCTCGAGGCCGTCGACGTCGTGGTGCTCTGGTGGCGCGACGAGGACGGCGACGTGGCCGACGGCCTCGTGGACGCCATGACGGACCTCTCCGGCAAGGGCTGGATCTGGCTGCTCACCCCGAAGGTCGGCCGTCCCGGCTTCATCGATCCCGCCTCCATCGCCGAGGGGGTGACCGTCGCCGGACTCTCGCTGACCAGCACCGCGAACTGCGCCGACGACTGGCAGGCGACCCGCGTCGTTCGCCCCAAGGGCGCGCGTCGGTGA
- a CDS encoding FAD-dependent oxidoreductase, with the protein MSEVGRRRRIVVVGGVAGGMSCAARARRLDEEAEIVVLERGEHVSFANCGLPYHVGGEIPDESQLLVQTPASLRAALALDVRPGHEVTGIDVASRSVTVASADGVEQLTYDALVLSPGARAVRPDTAGIDSPRVRTLRTVADAVALKERVDRGAGRAVVLGAGFIGLEAAEALAHRGLQVSVVELADHVLPPLESELAHLVERELVDLGVELRTGVAAAAIEPGADHDVVVLADGSRIEAELIVLSVGVRPDTQAFEAAGIACERGAIVVDDHGRTSADGVWAVGDATARTDPTTGLRRPVPLAGPANRAGRLVADDICRPGSARPIPQPLGTAIVRVGELTAAMTGTNAATLRAAGIPFVTLHLHPNQHAGYFPGATQVHLVVHISEGDGLLLGAQAVGLDGVDKRIDVLSTAIRSGMAVGDLIDLDLAYAPPYGQAKDAVNLAGMVGSNVLDGTLRLWYADQLDDVASSSLVLDARSEAEYATGHVPGSLNIPHTELRGRLDEVRAAADGRPVRVLCASGVRSAIAHRVLTQAGFDSASLSGGMLTLRGLLGRRVDGVLARPVPVA; encoded by the coding sequence ATGAGTGAAGTTGGTCGCCGCAGGCGGATCGTTGTTGTCGGGGGAGTGGCCGGAGGGATGAGCTGTGCCGCGCGGGCGCGGCGCCTCGATGAGGAGGCCGAGATCGTCGTCCTTGAGCGGGGCGAGCACGTCTCCTTCGCCAACTGTGGGCTGCCGTACCATGTGGGTGGGGAGATCCCCGACGAGAGTCAGCTGCTCGTCCAGACGCCCGCCTCGCTGCGGGCAGCGCTGGCGCTCGACGTGCGGCCAGGGCACGAGGTCACCGGGATCGACGTGGCGAGCCGCAGCGTCACGGTCGCGTCTGCCGACGGCGTGGAGCAACTCACCTACGACGCGCTCGTGCTGTCGCCGGGCGCGCGGGCAGTCCGGCCGGACACCGCCGGGATCGACTCCCCGCGCGTGCGGACCCTGCGGACCGTCGCCGACGCCGTCGCGCTCAAGGAGCGGGTCGACCGGGGTGCCGGCCGTGCCGTGGTGCTGGGCGCCGGGTTCATCGGCCTCGAAGCCGCCGAGGCGCTCGCGCACCGCGGGCTGCAGGTCAGCGTCGTCGAGCTCGCCGACCATGTCCTCCCGCCGCTCGAGTCGGAGCTCGCCCACCTGGTGGAGCGTGAACTCGTCGACCTCGGCGTGGAGCTGCGCACCGGAGTCGCCGCGGCGGCCATCGAACCCGGGGCCGACCACGACGTGGTCGTCCTCGCCGACGGCTCGCGCATCGAGGCCGAGCTGATCGTGCTCTCCGTGGGCGTGCGCCCCGACACCCAGGCCTTCGAGGCGGCGGGCATCGCATGTGAGCGGGGCGCGATCGTCGTCGACGATCATGGCCGTACGTCGGCCGATGGCGTCTGGGCCGTGGGCGACGCGACCGCACGGACCGATCCGACGACGGGGCTGCGCCGGCCCGTGCCGCTGGCCGGCCCGGCGAACCGTGCGGGCAGGCTCGTCGCCGACGACATCTGCCGGCCGGGCAGCGCGCGCCCCATCCCGCAGCCGCTGGGTACCGCCATCGTGCGCGTCGGGGAGCTGACCGCGGCGATGACCGGGACCAACGCGGCGACGCTGCGGGCGGCCGGAATCCCGTTCGTCACGCTGCATCTGCACCCGAACCAGCACGCCGGCTACTTCCCCGGTGCGACCCAGGTCCACCTCGTCGTCCACATCTCGGAGGGCGACGGCCTCCTGCTCGGCGCCCAGGCCGTCGGGCTCGACGGCGTGGACAAGCGCATCGATGTGCTGTCCACCGCGATCCGCTCCGGGATGGCCGTCGGCGACCTGATCGACCTCGATCTCGCCTACGCCCCGCCCTACGGCCAGGCGAAGGACGCCGTGAACCTCGCGGGCATGGTCGGGAGCAATGTCCTGGATGGCACGCTGCGGCTCTGGTACGCCGACCAGCTCGACGACGTCGCGTCGTCGTCGCTCGTGCTCGACGCCCGCTCCGAGGCCGAGTACGCGACGGGGCACGTGCCGGGCTCGCTGAACATCCCCCACACCGAGCTGAGGGGGCGCCTCGACGAGGTCCGCGCCGCCGCCGACGGGCGACCGGTCCGGGTGCTGTGCGCCTCGGGAGTCCGCTCCGCCATCGCCCACCGCGTGCTGACGCAGGCCGGCTTCGACTCCGCGTCGCTGTCCGGCGGGATGCTCACCCTGCGGGGACTGCTCGGACGGCGGGTCGACGGGGTGCTCGCCCGGCCCGTCCCCGTGGCCTGA
- a CDS encoding LacI family DNA-binding transcriptional regulator — protein MDPETDAGRNPTMLDVAREAGVSRALVSIIMRGAPGASERTRAHVKEVAARLGYVPDARAQALRRQGNAAIGVAFQPDQPFHAALIDAIYESARRADHPVILSAVTPGHDEERAVASLVGQRCGAVITLGSRLDRDVLEATARRIPVVVVARTVEAVGVDTVVSDDAGGLGAAVAHLASLGHTRIAFAQSAESGGNPERLSGYLGAMDDLGLAPDVVAGGSRIEGGAEAARTLLAREGLPTAVVCFNDAAAAGMQDVLTRAGVRVPVDVSIVGIDDSETASLSYRQLTSIRQDPVALARAAAARAAQRIASPGLDRFTAVIPTSLVVRTSTGPRVPDAPEAPQP, from the coding sequence ATGGATCCCGAGACCGACGCCGGACGAAACCCCACCATGCTCGACGTGGCGCGGGAGGCGGGCGTCTCGCGCGCCCTGGTGTCGATCATCATGCGCGGGGCCCCCGGCGCGAGCGAGCGCACCCGCGCCCACGTCAAGGAGGTCGCGGCACGGCTCGGGTACGTGCCGGATGCCAGGGCTCAGGCCCTGAGGCGGCAGGGAAATGCCGCCATCGGCGTCGCGTTCCAGCCCGATCAGCCGTTCCACGCCGCCCTCATCGACGCCATCTACGAATCGGCCCGGAGGGCGGACCACCCGGTGATCCTGTCCGCCGTCACGCCAGGCCACGACGAGGAGCGCGCAGTTGCCTCGCTCGTCGGCCAGCGCTGCGGCGCGGTCATCACGCTCGGCTCCCGTCTCGACCGGGACGTCCTCGAGGCCACGGCGCGCAGGATCCCCGTCGTGGTGGTGGCCCGCACCGTCGAGGCGGTCGGCGTCGACACTGTGGTCTCCGACGACGCCGGCGGTCTCGGCGCGGCCGTTGCGCACCTCGCATCGCTGGGGCACACCCGGATCGCCTTCGCGCAGTCGGCCGAGTCCGGAGGCAATCCCGAGCGGCTGTCGGGCTACCTCGGCGCCATGGATGACCTCGGCCTGGCACCAGACGTCGTCGCGGGCGGCTCGAGGATCGAGGGAGGGGCCGAGGCCGCGCGCACGCTGCTGGCCCGCGAGGGGCTGCCGACGGCGGTCGTGTGCTTCAACGATGCGGCAGCCGCCGGGATGCAGGACGTCCTGACCCGGGCAGGTGTGCGGGTCCCCGTCGACGTCTCCATCGTGGGCATCGACGACTCCGAGACGGCCAGCCTCTCCTACCGGCAGTTGACCAGCATCCGGCAGGATCCCGTGGCGTTGGCCCGGGCGGCCGCTGCGCGGGCAGCCCAGCGCATCGCATCGCCGGGGCTGGACCGGTTCACGGCGGTGATCCCCACCTCACTCGTGGTGCGCACGAGCACCGGGCCTCGGGTGCCCGACGCGCCCGAGGCTCCTCAGCCCTGA
- a CDS encoding TIM barrel protein, with product MSTPFVLAVSAETIHTDLPYTERLRRIGARGLEAEIWDWTTKDLPALAAVGTPITSMTGYIRGELIDPAGADELLRTAEESARAAEIIDCPRLNVHGTGLDAQGLPVRPGEATGGADWLAAARTLERLARLGERVGRVFTLENLNLAVDHPGTPFARAHDTLALVRAIDHPNLRLNLDLYHAQIGEGNLIELCEEALAWVGEIQVADVPGRMEPGTGEVNYPAVAAALARFGYRGTVGLEAFASGDAEVAVDRFVAAFSLPD from the coding sequence ATGAGTACGCCGTTCGTGCTGGCCGTCAGCGCCGAGACCATCCACACCGACCTGCCGTACACCGAGCGGCTGCGACGCATCGGTGCCCGCGGACTGGAGGCGGAGATCTGGGACTGGACGACCAAGGACCTGCCGGCCCTGGCGGCCGTCGGAACGCCGATCACCTCGATGACCGGCTACATCCGCGGCGAACTCATCGACCCGGCAGGCGCGGACGAGCTGTTGCGGACCGCGGAGGAGTCCGCCCGGGCGGCCGAGATCATCGACTGCCCGCGCCTCAACGTCCACGGGACGGGCCTTGACGCGCAGGGACTGCCCGTGCGGCCGGGCGAAGCCACCGGTGGGGCCGACTGGCTGGCGGCGGCCAGGACGCTGGAGCGGCTGGCCCGGCTGGGGGAGCGCGTCGGCCGGGTGTTCACGCTCGAGAACCTCAACCTGGCTGTCGACCACCCTGGCACGCCGTTCGCCCGGGCGCACGACACCCTCGCGCTGGTCAGGGCGATCGACCACCCGAACCTCCGGCTCAACCTGGACCTCTACCACGCCCAGATCGGGGAGGGGAACCTCATCGAGCTGTGCGAGGAGGCATTGGCGTGGGTCGGCGAGATCCAGGTCGCCGACGTGCCCGGGCGGATGGAGCCCGGCACCGGGGAGGTCAACTATCCCGCGGTGGCGGCGGCGCTGGCCCGGTTCGGCTACCGCGGCACCGTCGGGCTGGAGGCCTTCGCCTCCGGTGACGCCGAGGTGGCGGTCGACCGGTTCGTGGCGGCGTTCAGCCTTCCTGACTGA
- a CDS encoding metal-sensitive transcriptional regulator, whose product MTPDHTSQRRIVNRLRRARGQLNAVIEAVEEGGSCRDVVTQLAAVSSALDRAGFAIIASAMKNCLGDPEGVTEDGITAEELEKLFLTLA is encoded by the coding sequence ATGACTCCCGATCACACCAGCCAGCGCCGCATCGTCAACCGGCTGCGGCGCGCCCGCGGCCAGCTCAACGCCGTCATCGAAGCCGTGGAGGAGGGCGGCTCGTGCCGTGACGTCGTCACGCAGCTCGCAGCCGTCTCATCGGCCCTCGACAGAGCCGGCTTCGCGATCATCGCCAGTGCCATGAAGAACTGCCTCGGTGACCCCGAGGGTGTCACCGAGGACGGCATCACCGCCGAGGAGCTGGAGAAGCTCTTCCTCACCCTCGCCTGA